In a single window of the Natronosalvus caseinilyticus genome:
- a CDS encoding sulfurtransferase produces the protein MSASIVASIDWLEAHREDPSVRLVDVRDAWEFDGIGHLPGAVNVPFDAFRDRESDDPGTLPGHSVVESLLGSAGVEPADTVVVYDDTYGVFAGRVLVTLHLYGHDDVRLLETDYSGWAREHETSQETGTVTETTYDARPLDLEPSPLVDAETIEAALEDPDSDDHVLVDTREREEFETGHLPGAVRFDWRSTVDEDRRRLKPKDDLEDLFADHGITPDKRVILYCNTARRISHTYVVLRWLGFERVAFYEGSLTEWEARDGVIERGASG, from the coding sequence ATGAGCGCTTCTATCGTTGCCTCGATTGACTGGCTCGAAGCCCACCGGGAGGACCCATCGGTCCGCCTCGTCGACGTGCGCGACGCCTGGGAGTTCGACGGCATCGGTCACCTGCCGGGGGCGGTAAACGTCCCGTTCGACGCATTTCGCGACCGCGAGAGCGACGACCCGGGGACGCTTCCGGGGCACTCGGTCGTCGAATCCCTCCTGGGTTCGGCTGGCGTCGAGCCCGCGGACACCGTCGTGGTCTACGACGACACCTACGGTGTCTTCGCCGGCCGGGTGCTCGTCACCCTCCATCTCTACGGTCACGACGACGTTCGCCTGCTCGAGACTGATTACAGCGGCTGGGCCCGCGAGCACGAGACGTCCCAGGAGACCGGGACGGTCACCGAGACGACCTACGACGCGCGGCCGCTCGACCTCGAACCGAGTCCACTGGTCGACGCCGAGACCATCGAGGCCGCGCTCGAGGACCCCGACTCGGACGATCACGTCCTGGTCGACACGCGCGAGCGCGAGGAGTTCGAGACGGGGCACCTGCCAGGGGCCGTCCGCTTCGACTGGCGCTCGACCGTCGACGAGGACCGCCGTCGGCTCAAACCCAAAGATGACCTCGAGGACCTGTTCGCCGACCACGGAATCACACCTGACAAGCGAGTGATCCTCTACTGCAACACAGCACGCCGGATCAGCCACACGTACGTCGTTCTCCGCTGGCTCGGGTTCGAGCGCGTCGCCTTCTACGAGGGGAGCCTGACCGAGTGGGAGGCTCGAGACGGCGTGATCGAGCGGGGAGCGAGCGGGTGA
- a CDS encoding DUF6757 family protein, whose protein sequence is MNCHYCDQEAAFAAESDGLRVGLCEEHFRERLQELAEADGLETLKERVNVDRAE, encoded by the coding sequence ATGAACTGCCACTACTGCGACCAGGAAGCCGCTTTCGCCGCCGAGTCCGACGGGCTCAGGGTCGGCCTCTGCGAGGAGCACTTCCGGGAGCGGTTGCAGGAGCTCGCCGAGGCAGACGGTCTCGAGACGCTGAAAGAACGAGTCAACGTCGACCGCGCGGAGTAA
- a CDS encoding 4Fe-4S dicluster domain-containing protein: MAIDPQFHENREKVGEENGVAVWGPVDEPEQLGIHGTHVAVDYDICIADGACLEDCPVDVFTWVDTPGHPESEQKAEPTKEAQCIDCMLCVDVCPVDAIDVDAGRTA, translated from the coding sequence ATGGCCATTGATCCGCAGTTCCACGAGAATCGAGAGAAAGTCGGCGAGGAGAACGGCGTCGCCGTCTGGGGGCCGGTCGACGAACCCGAGCAACTCGGGATCCACGGCACCCACGTCGCCGTCGACTACGACATCTGCATCGCGGACGGGGCCTGCCTCGAGGACTGTCCCGTCGACGTCTTCACCTGGGTCGACACGCCGGGTCACCCCGAGAGCGAGCAGAAGGCCGAACCGACGAAGGAGGCCCAGTGTATCGACTGCATGCTCTGTGTCGACGTCTGCCCGGTGGATGCGATCGACGTAGATGCGGGTCGCACGGCGTAA
- the thsA gene encoding thermosome subunit alpha, whose translation MGNQPLIVLSDDSQRTSGKDAQSMNITAGKAVAQAVRTTLGPKGMDKMLVDSTGNVVVTNDGVTLLTEMEIDHPAANMIVEVSETQEEEVGDGTTSAVVVAGELLKRAEDLLEQDIHATTLAQGYRQASEKAGEALEEIAIDVDADDEEILEQIAATAMTGKGAENAKDLLSELVVRAVQTVADEDGVDTDNVKVEKVVGGSVENSELVEGVIIDKERVSDSMPYFAEDANVALIDGALEIKETEIDAEVNVTDPDQLQQFLEQEEAQLKEMVDQLVDVGADVVFVDGGIDDMAQHYLAEEGIIALRRVKSSDMNRLARSTGARAVNSVEDLTEDHLGFAGSVAQKDVAGDQRLFVEDVEDAKAVTLILRGGTEHVIDEIDRAIEDSLGVVRTTLEDGKVVAGGGAPEVELSLALRDFADSVGGREQLAIEAFADALEVIPRTLAENAGLDPIDSLVELRSAHDGGDTAAGLDAYTGETIDMAEEGVYEPLRVKTQAIESATEAAVMLLRIDDVIAAGELKGGSSDDDGDDEMPPGGGMGGGMGGMGGMGGMGGAM comes from the coding sequence ATGGGCAACCAGCCCCTCATCGTCCTCTCCGACGACAGCCAGCGGACGTCCGGTAAGGACGCACAGTCGATGAACATCACGGCCGGGAAAGCCGTCGCCCAGGCGGTACGCACGACACTCGGCCCGAAGGGGATGGACAAGATGCTCGTCGACTCGACGGGTAACGTCGTCGTCACGAACGACGGCGTCACCCTCCTCACGGAGATGGAGATCGATCACCCCGCCGCCAACATGATCGTCGAAGTCTCCGAGACCCAGGAAGAGGAAGTCGGCGACGGCACCACCTCCGCCGTCGTCGTCGCTGGTGAACTGCTCAAGCGCGCCGAGGACCTCCTCGAGCAGGACATCCACGCCACGACCCTCGCCCAGGGGTACCGCCAGGCCTCCGAAAAGGCCGGCGAGGCCCTCGAAGAGATCGCCATCGACGTCGACGCAGACGACGAGGAGATCCTCGAGCAGATCGCCGCGACGGCGATGACCGGCAAGGGCGCCGAGAACGCGAAGGACCTCCTCTCGGAGCTCGTCGTCCGCGCAGTTCAGACCGTCGCCGACGAGGACGGCGTCGACACGGACAACGTCAAGGTCGAGAAGGTCGTCGGCGGCTCCGTCGAGAACTCCGAACTCGTCGAAGGCGTCATCATCGACAAAGAGCGCGTCAGCGACAGCATGCCGTACTTCGCCGAGGACGCTAACGTCGCCCTCATCGACGGCGCCCTCGAGATCAAGGAGACCGAGATCGACGCCGAAGTCAACGTCACCGACCCCGATCAGCTCCAGCAGTTCCTCGAGCAGGAAGAGGCCCAGCTCAAGGAGATGGTCGACCAGCTCGTCGACGTCGGCGCCGACGTCGTCTTCGTCGACGGCGGCATCGACGACATGGCCCAGCACTACCTCGCCGAGGAGGGCATCATCGCGCTCCGCCGGGTCAAGTCCAGCGACATGAACCGTCTGGCTCGCTCGACCGGCGCTCGAGCCGTCAACAGCGTCGAGGATCTCACCGAGGACCACCTCGGCTTCGCGGGTAGCGTCGCCCAGAAAGACGTCGCCGGCGACCAGCGCCTCTTCGTCGAGGACGTCGAGGACGCGAAGGCCGTCACCCTCATCCTCCGTGGCGGCACCGAACACGTCATCGACGAGATCGACCGCGCCATCGAGGACTCCCTGGGCGTCGTCCGCACGACGCTCGAGGACGGCAAGGTCGTCGCCGGCGGCGGCGCACCCGAGGTCGAACTCTCACTGGCCCTGCGCGACTTCGCCGACTCCGTCGGTGGCCGCGAACAGCTGGCCATCGAGGCGTTCGCGGACGCGCTCGAGGTCATCCCGCGCACCCTCGCCGAGAACGCCGGACTCGACCCCATCGACTCTCTGGTCGAGCTCCGCAGCGCCCACGACGGCGGCGACACGGCCGCCGGACTGGACGCCTACACGGGCGAGACGATCGACATGGCCGAGGAGGGCGTCTACGAGCCCCTGCGCGTGAAGACTCAGGCCATCGAGTCGGCCACCGAGGCCGCGGTCATGCTGCTGCGCATCGACGACGTGATCGCCGCCGGCGAACTGAAGGGCGGTAGCAGCGACGACGACGGCGACGACGAGATGCCACCCGGCGGCGGTATGGGTGGCGGCATGGGCGGCATGGGCGGTATGGGTGGAATGGGCGGCGCGATGTAA
- a CDS encoding DUF5784 family protein: MARPLRFRHSPQRWSDQRVRQEIFNPLNGNIGARDAGPWYAIGGSWDTHRFEMANGDVALFARSDDDAYWMGNTETPSSLWRTDKFAWEDVPYQVARWAQRELLATLHEREAWLADYPYLSWFFLPVFMSKDGRKSTRAFFREHAAGFPDAGRREATRFVEKILETGALDTYRDVMAGKLGTSPHVDRVRMSAAMAEFIAAKILVDAGYEITPEIEVTTGHSLDYRAEDAATGTNVLVEVTRPQPPANRAAAGPVASVRDTAETKTSGQLANHGGGATLFVDCSSFPDDAWAAVRGEQPDVRHRPAVVYRARPDGRVEGYQKGSVPLELGDAISFVD, encoded by the coding sequence GTGGCACGGCCGCTTCGCTTTCGACACTCGCCCCAGCGCTGGTCCGACCAGCGCGTCAGACAGGAGATTTTCAACCCGCTGAACGGTAACATCGGGGCTCGAGACGCCGGTCCGTGGTACGCGATCGGCGGCTCGTGGGACACCCACCGATTCGAGATGGCCAACGGCGACGTCGCCCTCTTCGCTCGCTCGGACGACGACGCCTACTGGATGGGCAACACCGAGACCCCGTCCTCGCTGTGGCGAACGGACAAGTTCGCCTGGGAAGACGTCCCCTACCAGGTCGCCCGGTGGGCCCAGCGAGAGCTTCTCGCGACGCTCCACGAGCGCGAGGCCTGGCTGGCCGACTACCCCTACCTCTCGTGGTTCTTCCTCCCGGTCTTCATGTCCAAAGACGGCCGCAAGTCGACCCGGGCGTTCTTCCGCGAGCACGCCGCCGGCTTCCCCGACGCGGGTCGGCGCGAGGCGACCCGGTTCGTCGAGAAAATCCTCGAGACCGGCGCGCTCGACACCTACCGCGACGTGATGGCGGGCAAACTCGGCACGAGCCCACACGTCGACCGGGTTCGCATGAGCGCGGCGATGGCGGAGTTCATCGCGGCGAAGATTCTCGTCGACGCCGGCTACGAGATCACCCCCGAGATCGAGGTGACGACGGGCCACTCGCTCGACTATCGAGCCGAGGACGCCGCGACCGGCACGAACGTGCTGGTCGAAGTCACCCGACCACAGCCGCCAGCGAACCGCGCCGCCGCCGGTCCCGTCGCCTCCGTCAGGGACACCGCGGAGACGAAGACCAGCGGCCAGCTCGCGAATCACGGCGGCGGCGCGACCCTATTCGTCGACTGCTCGAGCTTCCCCGACGACGCCTGGGCGGCCGTCCGGGGCGAACAGCCGGACGTTCGCCACCGGCCCGCGGTGGTCTACCGCGCCCGTCCCGACGGGCGCGTCGAGGGGTATCAGAAAGGGTCGGTACCGCTCGAGCTCGGGGACGCGATTTCGTTCGTCGATTGA
- a CDS encoding ATP-grasp domain-containing protein, whose translation MIDLAVANRQETFERMCEPLAERGITCHHVPVRERTVPLREPPWTPDEYDLGFVYPGRLMEGGVADALLKVPWLNDLESVVTSRNKAGVLARLERAGLPVPDTVYVSNPVDDEELTAVFERFDPPVVVKPNSTTRGVGVAKAHDLDSFLGICEYLSLVHDYRATGDKSFLVQEYVPGASDYRVMVLEGEYVGAVERQLPEGARADGRWKHNVHRGGQATGVDLPGDLRDLALAVADDLEIPFLGVDLLVSDTGEAVVNETNARPTIDAATKYEPGFYDRLAAALERQI comes from the coding sequence ATGATCGACCTCGCCGTCGCCAACCGGCAGGAGACCTTCGAACGCATGTGCGAGCCCCTCGCCGAACGAGGGATCACCTGCCACCACGTGCCGGTTCGCGAACGAACCGTTCCGCTAAGGGAACCGCCCTGGACCCCCGACGAGTACGACCTCGGCTTCGTCTACCCCGGCCGGCTGATGGAAGGCGGCGTCGCCGACGCCCTGCTTAAGGTGCCCTGGCTCAACGACCTCGAGTCCGTCGTCACGTCCCGGAACAAGGCGGGCGTCCTCGCCCGCCTCGAGCGCGCTGGCCTCCCGGTTCCCGACACCGTCTACGTCTCCAATCCAGTCGACGACGAGGAACTGACGGCCGTCTTCGAGCGCTTCGACCCACCCGTGGTCGTCAAGCCGAACTCGACGACTCGCGGTGTCGGCGTCGCGAAAGCTCACGACCTCGACTCGTTTCTTGGGATCTGTGAGTACCTCTCGCTGGTCCACGACTACCGGGCGACTGGCGACAAGTCCTTTCTCGTGCAGGAGTACGTGCCCGGCGCGAGCGACTACCGCGTGATGGTCCTCGAGGGCGAGTACGTTGGCGCAGTCGAGCGACAACTTCCCGAGGGCGCTCGAGCCGACGGGCGATGGAAGCACAACGTCCACCGCGGTGGGCAGGCCACGGGCGTCGATTTGCCCGGCGACCTCCGGGACCTCGCGCTCGCGGTTGCGGACGACCTCGAGATTCCGTTCCTGGGGGTCGACCTCCTCGTGTCGGATACCGGGGAGGCCGTCGTCAACGAGACGAACGCCCGTCCGACGATCGACGCCGCGACGAAGTACGAACCGGGATTTTACGATCGGCTGGCGGCGGCGCTCGAGCGACAGATTTGA
- a CDS encoding DUF5789 family protein, which translates to MFRNRTSEFIDAHEYPATTEELIEAYGDRDLDLPNGSEQLGDVLGRLEGETFESADDAQLAVYSAVSDKAVGRVGYSDRDPTPLGSPYAPVPMSF; encoded by the coding sequence ATGTTCCGTAACCGAACCAGCGAGTTCATCGACGCCCACGAGTACCCCGCGACGACGGAGGAACTGATCGAGGCCTACGGCGACCGGGACCTCGACCTCCCGAACGGGTCCGAGCAACTCGGCGACGTGCTGGGACGTCTCGAGGGCGAGACGTTCGAGTCCGCGGACGACGCCCAACTGGCGGTCTACTCCGCGGTGAGCGACAAGGCGGTCGGCCGTGTTGGCTACTCCGACCGGGATCCGACGCCGCTCGGTAGTCCGTACGCGCCCGTGCCGATGTCGTTCTAG
- a CDS encoding sulfurtransferase, producing MADDTYANDVLVTADWVADRLDQFESDDPEYRLLEVDVDTEAYDESHAPGAVGFNWETQLQDQTTRDILSKEDFEDLLGSHGVSDDSTVVLYGDNANWFAAYTYWQFKYYGHDDVRLLDGGREYWLENDYPTTDEVPEFSAVEYDASGPRESIRAYRDDVENAIDKGLPLVDVRSPEEFSGEVLAPPGLQETAQRGGHVPGAKNISWAAVTDDDGTFKSRDELEELYGEEGIDGDETTVAYCRIGERSSVAWFALHELLGYEDAVNYDGSWTEWGNLVNAPIETGDGS from the coding sequence ATGGCAGACGACACCTACGCCAACGACGTTCTGGTCACCGCCGACTGGGTGGCCGACCGACTCGACCAGTTCGAGAGCGACGACCCCGAGTACCGGCTGCTCGAGGTCGACGTAGACACCGAAGCCTACGACGAGAGCCACGCTCCCGGCGCTGTCGGGTTCAACTGGGAGACTCAGCTCCAGGACCAGACGACCCGCGACATCCTCTCGAAGGAGGACTTCGAGGACCTGCTGGGCAGTCACGGCGTCAGCGACGACTCGACGGTCGTCCTGTACGGCGACAACGCCAACTGGTTCGCCGCCTACACCTACTGGCAGTTCAAGTACTACGGCCACGACGACGTTCGCCTGCTCGACGGCGGCCGCGAGTACTGGCTCGAGAACGACTACCCGACGACCGACGAGGTCCCCGAGTTCTCCGCCGTCGAATACGATGCGTCCGGCCCGCGCGAGTCCATCCGCGCCTACCGCGACGACGTCGAGAACGCCATCGACAAGGGCCTGCCGCTCGTCGACGTCCGCTCGCCCGAGGAGTTCTCCGGCGAGGTACTCGCGCCCCCGGGACTGCAGGAGACCGCCCAGCGCGGCGGCCACGTCCCCGGCGCGAAGAACATCTCCTGGGCGGCCGTGACCGACGACGACGGCACGTTCAAGAGCCGCGACGAACTCGAGGAACTGTACGGCGAGGAGGGCATCGACGGCGACGAGACGACCGTCGCCTACTGCCGTATCGGCGAGCGCTCCTCGGTCGCCTGGTTCGCGCTGCACGAACTGCTGGGCTACGAGGACGCCGTCAACTACGACGGCTCCTGGACCGAGTGGGGCAACCTCGTCAACGCACCGATCGAGACCGGCGACGGGAGCTGA
- a CDS encoding rubrerythrin family protein, which yields MTDIDTDTFLETIEDENRTPLSRLGSSKSLYAATEGDIDTEPVLRAAADAEYAAWRTFENWADDEPHDGARQAFAAAASDERDHYETVTDHLKDDHDPETAETPALHEYLRGREDTASRLGGLLGRILASDRSKSQTVGFFVGSADPRTAQVFRDFGDDLETQREATLEVLSTVCESEDDWNRAQDAATGAIEAAYGEYVETLEGLGANPKPVC from the coding sequence ATGACCGACATCGACACCGACACGTTCCTCGAGACCATCGAAGACGAGAACCGGACTCCCCTCTCGCGACTCGGTTCCTCGAAGTCGCTGTACGCCGCAACTGAGGGCGACATCGACACCGAACCCGTCCTCCGGGCGGCCGCAGACGCCGAGTACGCCGCCTGGCGAACCTTCGAGAACTGGGCCGACGACGAACCCCACGACGGCGCTCGCCAGGCCTTCGCGGCAGCCGCGAGCGACGAGCGCGACCACTACGAGACCGTCACCGACCACCTCAAGGACGATCACGACCCCGAGACGGCCGAGACGCCTGCGCTCCACGAGTACCTTCGCGGGCGCGAGGACACCGCCTCGCGGCTGGGCGGCCTCCTCGGCCGCATCCTCGCCAGTGACCGCTCGAAGAGCCAGACCGTCGGCTTCTTCGTCGGCAGCGCCGACCCACGGACCGCCCAGGTCTTCCGGGACTTCGGCGACGACCTCGAGACCCAGCGCGAGGCGACGCTCGAGGTGCTCTCGACGGTCTGTGAATCCGAGGACGACTGGAACCGGGCCCAGGACGCCGCGACGGGAGCGATCGAGGCTGCCTACGGCGAGTACGTCGAGACCCTCGAGGGGCTGGGAGCGAACCCGAAGCCGGTCTGTTGA
- a CDS encoding ring-cleaving dioxygenase, translated as MKPTTPGIHHVTAIAGDPQRNAEFYVETLGLRFVKRTVNHDDTGTYHFYFGDGEGTPGTNITFFPWTDSGRRGQFGAGQTRDTAYQIPPDSVEYWIDRLESAGVEVDQVERFGEPVLEFDDPDGIGLEFVASEQAFEADAQPWPESPVPAEYQARGFHSVTLAVPAFGPTASVLTDVLGFELEAEADGRRRYRPAGDGSEPGSSSGPGSIVDLVETDAGRGRMGVGTVHHVAFEAADLEEQERWREAFADHGQNVTEIIDRKYFRSIYSREPGGVLFEMATTEPGFTVDEDIDDLGSGLMLPEWLESERDRIEAQLPEFDPETVGAGAGAN; from the coding sequence ATGAAACCGACCACGCCGGGAATTCACCACGTGACCGCTATCGCGGGCGATCCGCAACGAAACGCCGAGTTCTACGTCGAGACGCTGGGACTGCGATTCGTCAAGCGGACGGTCAACCACGACGACACGGGCACGTACCACTTTTACTTTGGCGACGGGGAGGGGACACCCGGGACGAACATCACGTTCTTCCCCTGGACCGACAGCGGCCGACGGGGCCAGTTCGGCGCGGGGCAGACCCGGGACACCGCCTACCAGATTCCTCCCGACTCGGTCGAGTACTGGATCGACCGCCTCGAGTCGGCGGGCGTCGAGGTCGACCAGGTCGAACGATTCGGTGAGCCTGTTCTAGAATTCGACGACCCGGACGGAATCGGCCTCGAGTTCGTGGCCTCGGAACAGGCCTTTGAAGCCGACGCACAGCCGTGGCCGGAGAGCCCCGTTCCGGCGGAGTACCAGGCCCGCGGGTTCCACAGCGTCACGCTCGCCGTCCCGGCGTTCGGGCCGACTGCGTCGGTCCTCACGGACGTTCTCGGGTTCGAACTCGAGGCTGAAGCGGATGGCCGTCGCCGCTACCGCCCGGCGGGTGATGGTTCGGAGCCGGGCTCGAGTTCGGGTCCGGGTTCGATAGTCGACCTCGTCGAAACCGACGCGGGACGTGGGCGAATGGGCGTTGGGACCGTCCACCACGTCGCGTTCGAGGCGGCCGACCTCGAGGAACAGGAACGCTGGCGGGAGGCGTTCGCCGACCACGGCCAGAACGTGACCGAGATTATCGATCGCAAATACTTCCGCTCGATCTACTCCCGCGAACCCGGCGGCGTCCTCTTCGAGATGGCGACGACGGAACCCGGATTCACCGTCGATGAGGACATCGACGACTTGGGCTCGGGACTGATGCTCCCGGAATGGCTGGAAAGCGAGCGCGACCGAATCGAGGCACAGCTTCCCGAGTTCGATCCCGAGACGGTCGGGGCCGGGGCGGGGGCGAACTGA
- a CDS encoding PHP domain-containing protein — protein sequence MPYADLHVHTTRSDGSLELADVPAAARRADVAVVAVTDHDRLQPFDETAVERDGVTLVQGIELRVETESGQRVDLLGYGVERTDALVAETERIQRDRRERGRKIVERVEERLGIDLGLEVDTGFGRPHVARAIASHPDSGHDYRGAFDHLIGNDGPCYVPRDVTSFSEGREILVEACSIVSLAHPLRYPDPESALALAADLDAVELAYPYGREVDLEPVERTIERYDLLATGGTDAHETELGVAGLSQAEYEALELPVPVEGV from the coding sequence ATGCCCTACGCCGACCTTCACGTTCACACGACGCGCTCGGACGGCAGCCTCGAACTCGCCGACGTCCCCGCAGCCGCCCGCCGCGCCGACGTCGCCGTCGTCGCCGTCACCGATCACGACCGGCTCCAGCCGTTCGACGAAACGGCCGTCGAGCGCGACGGCGTCACGCTCGTCCAGGGGATCGAACTCCGCGTCGAAACCGAGAGCGGCCAGCGCGTCGACCTGCTCGGCTACGGCGTCGAGCGAACCGACGCCCTAGTCGCCGAAACCGAACGCATTCAGCGAGATCGGCGCGAACGCGGGCGGAAGATCGTCGAGCGCGTGGAGGAGCGACTGGGGATCGACCTCGGTCTCGAGGTGGACACCGGCTTCGGCCGTCCGCACGTCGCCCGAGCCATCGCCAGCCATCCCGATTCGGGCCACGACTACAGGGGAGCGTTCGACCACCTCATCGGGAACGACGGGCCGTGTTACGTGCCGCGGGACGTCACGTCGTTCTCGGAGGGGCGCGAGATCCTCGTCGAAGCCTGTTCGATCGTCTCGCTGGCTCATCCCCTGCGATACCCCGATCCCGAATCCGCACTCGCGCTGGCGGCCGATCTCGACGCCGTCGAGCTGGCCTACCCCTACGGTCGCGAGGTCGACCTCGAGCCGGTCGAGCGAACCATCGAGCGCTACGACCTGCTCGCGACCGGGGGGACGGACGCCCACGAGACGGAACTGGGCGTCGCCGGGTTGTCGCAGGCGGAGTACGAGGCCCTCGAGTTGCCCGTTCCCGTCGAGGGCGTCTGA
- a CDS encoding iron-containing alcohol dehydrogenase family protein → MAHDDQFRFEYEPGVLRFGTDCVDALSDELAQQGFDRALVVCGSTVGSTPEVIDPVTRGLGERLAGIFAETTASKRLSTAVDGLEAMRACDADVLVGLGGGSSLDVATVIAVLAADDRDPAAVGRELVETDSISVPDGSLPPVVAVPTTLAGAEQSQVAGVTASPESGLVDEPASGGVADRRLMPRAVAYDPTLFATTPKPILAASGMNGFDKGLETLYARNATPITDATAMRGLRLLRDGLEALGEQPVDETLLKPVVEGIALVQYGVSRPGETTLSIIHAFGHGLTRTYDVQQGAAHAIVAPRVLRYLFDRVDARRELLAEALAPEHDGDPAEAVIKAVENVRDALSLPSRLRNVDGPELEAFPAVAEAIIEDSFMGNAPPGLEATTEELEAVLRECY, encoded by the coding sequence GTGGCGCACGACGACCAGTTTCGGTTCGAATACGAGCCGGGCGTGCTGCGGTTCGGCACGGACTGTGTCGACGCCCTCTCGGACGAACTCGCCCAGCAGGGGTTCGACCGGGCGCTCGTCGTCTGCGGATCGACGGTGGGCAGTACGCCCGAGGTGATCGACCCCGTCACGCGGGGGCTGGGAGAGCGGCTGGCGGGCATCTTCGCGGAGACGACCGCGAGCAAGCGCCTGTCGACGGCCGTCGACGGCCTCGAGGCGATGCGCGCGTGCGACGCGGACGTCCTCGTCGGCCTAGGCGGTGGCAGCAGTCTCGACGTGGCGACGGTGATCGCCGTCCTCGCCGCGGACGACCGCGATCCCGCCGCCGTCGGCCGGGAACTCGTCGAAACCGACTCGATCTCGGTCCCCGACGGATCGCTGCCGCCAGTCGTCGCGGTGCCGACGACGCTCGCGGGCGCCGAGCAGTCGCAGGTGGCCGGCGTCACCGCCTCGCCCGAGTCGGGGCTGGTCGACGAACCGGCGAGCGGCGGCGTCGCCGACCGGCGACTGATGCCGCGGGCGGTCGCGTACGACCCGACACTGTTCGCGACGACGCCGAAGCCGATCCTCGCGGCGTCCGGGATGAACGGTTTCGACAAGGGCCTCGAGACACTGTATGCCCGCAATGCAACCCCGATCACCGACGCGACGGCGATGCGCGGCCTGCGGTTGCTCCGTGACGGACTGGAAGCACTCGGCGAGCAACCCGTCGACGAGACTCTGCTGAAGCCGGTCGTCGAGGGCATCGCACTCGTCCAGTACGGCGTCTCGAGACCCGGGGAGACGACGCTCTCGATTATCCACGCGTTCGGTCACGGGTTGACCCGCACCTACGACGTCCAGCAGGGTGCCGCCCACGCCATCGTCGCTCCGCGAGTCCTTCGATATCTCTTCGACCGCGTCGACGCCCGGCGCGAGCTGCTGGCCGAAGCACTTGCCCCTGAACACGATGGCGACCCCGCCGAAGCGGTGATTAAGGCGGTCGAGAACGTTCGCGACGCGCTCTCGCTCCCGTCGCGGTTGCGCAACGTCGACGGCCCCGAACTCGAGGCGTTCCCCGCGGTGGCCGAGGCGATCATCGAGGATTCGTTCATGGGCAACGCGCCACCCGGACTCGAGGCGACCACCGAGGAGCTCGAGGCCGTCCTCCGGGAGTGTTACTGA
- a CDS encoding KH domain-containing protein, which produces MQHVKIPQDRIGVLIGEGGETMRRIESEAEVRLDIDSENGSVAVETVGDPVRGLKGPEIVRAIGRGFAPDDALRLLADDMMLFDLVDIDAAARNKNDLQRQKGRLIGEGGRTRELMEELSGASVVIYGSTLGIIGTPPEVDAARTAAEMLLDGAPHGAVYSFLEDRHNEMKHQGMQYHRFPGGES; this is translated from the coding sequence ATGCAGCACGTGAAGATTCCGCAGGACCGGATCGGTGTCCTCATCGGCGAGGGTGGCGAGACGATGCGTCGGATCGAGTCCGAAGCCGAGGTCCGTCTCGACATCGACTCCGAGAACGGGTCGGTCGCGGTCGAGACCGTCGGCGACCCCGTCCGCGGCCTCAAGGGGCCCGAAATCGTCCGAGCCATCGGCCGCGGGTTCGCCCCCGACGACGCGCTCCGTCTGCTCGCCGACGATATGATGCTCTTCGATCTGGTCGACATCGACGCCGCCGCCCGCAACAAGAACGACCTCCAGCGACAGAAAGGTCGACTCATCGGCGAGGGCGGGCGCACGCGCGAACTCATGGAGGAACTTTCGGGCGCCTCGGTCGTCATCTACGGGTCGACGCTCGGCATCATCGGCACGCCCCCGGAGGTGGACGCCGCCCGGACGGCCGCCGAGATGTTGCTCGACGGCGCCCCCCACGGCGCGGTCTACTCGTTCCTCGAGGACCGGCACAACGAGATGAAACACCAGGGAATGCAGTACCACCGCTTCCCCGGCGGCGAGTCCTGA